Proteins found in one Homalodisca vitripennis isolate AUS2020 chromosome 4, UT_GWSS_2.1, whole genome shotgun sequence genomic segment:
- the LOC124359217 gene encoding protein bride of sevenless yields MEGDNSLGPLTEAVQAPLFVQMAADILQVLNLFKTTLAAHCPPGNICDALHTVHQRATTRAVLRTPHLVTFILSVLQMESDDFDGYTVFHKIPDVTEFYEHFGSFKIIENKWTFVSENLNETTPNVCRSIPSVNVTGMDCTYCSNYDDIYQQYFDDLREYQTLRNMVEWRSESWVAAIASVSVVGVLCCIAIATFILIRICKRDILEGNPSFSFLLLLSIIFTYGSILPFSFQVVDDHHFYKGILCAARLFGTSLSYALLFSIMLARSLMLASCDQDGGFMSHINGYHQSILCFFIAAVQIGLSVQFWAVNWRFLPEDQCTPLTDGYLFILSLCYDMFLLILLVCTAPFILRSKRNYHEGGYFAGGSILCLLVWIGWVGGYVFFPKEYNDIFIVSGLCGTASVLLVIIFIPRTYLMMTGIVRDHLASALPSLAYQSSNSVVDVNYRSTQALYDSVNPVSVSRGQSNPNFYSDRPNTPSTSKMETIPHIRTISPLPDNTYERYGTPPSPLNVTRF; encoded by the coding sequence ATGGAGGGTGACAACAGCTTAGGACCATTGACAGAAGCAGTGCAGGCTCCCCTTTTTGTTCAGATGGCAGCAGATATATTGCAAGTTCTAAACCTGTTCAAGACTACCCTGGCAGCCCATTGTCCTCCTGGCAACATATGTGATGCTTTGCATACAGTACACCAGCGTGCAACAACTCGCGCTGTCCTGCGCACACCCCATCTCGTCACTTTCATCCTCAGCGTGTTGCAGATGGAGAGTGATGACTTTGACGGGTACACAGTGTTTCATAAAATTCCTGATGTGACTGAATTCTATGAGCATTTTGGTTCAtttaaaatcattgaaaacaaATGGACCTTtgtttctgaaaatttaaatgaaactacTCCAAATGTTTGCCGGAGCATACCTTCAGTGAATGTTACTGGTATGGATTGCACCTATTGCTCTAATTATGACGATATTTATCAGCAATATTTCGATGATTTGAGGGAATACCAGACTCTTCGTAATATGGTTGAGTGGAGATCAGAATCATGGGTGGCAGCAATAGCTTCTGTTTCAGTTGTGGGGGTTTTGTGTTGTATTGCCATTGCTACATTCATTCTTATTAGAATTTGCAAGCGTGATATTCTTGAAGGAAACCCTTCTTTTtcctttcttcttcttctgtctaTAATTTTCACCTATGGGTCAATTCTTCCATTCTCATTTCAGGTGGTCGATGATCACCACTTCTACAAAGGAATCTTATGTGCCGCAAGACTGTTTGGTACAAGTCTATCTTACGCTTTGCTGTTTTCTATAATGCTTGCTCGTAGCCTCATGCTAGCATCATGTGATCAGGATGGAGGATTTATGAGTCATATCAATGGCTACCACCAGTCAATTCTGTGTTTCTTCATTGCAGCCGTACAAATTGGACTCAGTGTCCAGTTCTGGGCTGTCAATTGGAGATTTCTACCAGAGGATCAATGTACTCCTTTGACTGatggatatttatttatcttatcaCTGTGTTATGatatgtttttactaattttactaGTCTGCACTGCTCCCTTCATATTGAGATCAAAGAGAAACTATCACGAAGGGGGTTATTTTGCAGGTGGATCTATTCTCTGTCTTCTCGTTTGGATCGGTTGGGTGGGAGGCTATGTGTTTTTTCCAAAAGaatataatgacatttttattgtttctggaCTCTGTGGCACAGCTTCTGTTCTTCTGGTGATAATTTTTATCCCTCGCACATATCTAATGATGACAGGGATTGTTCGTGATCACTTGGCAAGCGCTTTACCCTCTCTTGCCTATCAATCATCCAACAGTGTTGTTGATGTCAACTATCGGTCCACTCAGGCTCTTTACGATTCTGTCAACCCTGTAAGTGTGTCCAGGGGACAAAGCAACCCTAATTTTTACTCAGACAGACCAAACACCCCTTCTACCTCCAAAATGGAGACCATACCTCACATAAGAACTATCTCTCCTCTCCCTGACAACACTTATGAACGGTATGGGACACCTCCTT